A section of the Hevea brasiliensis isolate MT/VB/25A 57/8 chromosome 17, ASM3005281v1, whole genome shotgun sequence genome encodes:
- the LOC110658179 gene encoding septum site-determining protein minD homolog, chloroplastic: MISLKPLPTNLNSSFFRSLTPFKLFTPKTQTLKSSKSHSHSAIKSVLQWNRKPELAGETPRVVVITSGKGGVGKTTTTANVGLSLARLGFSVVAIDADVGLRNLDLLLGLENRVNYTLVEVMNGDCRLDQALVRDKRWSNFELLCISKPRSKLPLGFGGKALVWLVEALKTRPEGCPDFIIIDCPAGIDAGFITAITPANEAVLVSTPDITSLRDADRVTGLLECDGIRDIKMVVNRVRTDMIKGEDMMSVLDVQEMLGLALLGVIPEDSEVIRSTNRGYPLVLNKPPTLAGLAFEQAAWRLVEQDTMKAVMVEEEPKKRGFFSLFGG, translated from the coding sequence ATGATATCTCTTAAACCCCTTCCTACCAACCTGAATTCCTCATTCTTCCGCTCCTTAACCCCATTTAAActcttcactcccaaaacccaaaCCCTAAAATCCTCAAAATCCCATTCCCATTCCGCTATTAAATCCGTCCTCCAATGGAATAGGAAGCCCGAATTGGCTGGAGAGACCCCACGCGTTGTAGTAATCACCTCCGGCAAAGGTGGCGTCGGCAAGACAACCACCACCGCGAATGTCGGCCTCTCATTGGCTCGTCTCGGCTTCTCCGTCGTAGCGATCGACGCCGATGTTGGTCTACGAAATCTTGACCTTCTCCTGGGCCTTGAAAATCGCGTGAATTATACCCTCGTTGAGGTTATGAACGGCGATTGCCGCCTGGACCAAGCCCTAGTGCGTGACAAACGGTGGTCCAATTTCGAGCTTCTGTGCATCTCGAAACCTCGCTCGAAGCTGCCATTGGGATTCGGTGGCAAGGCACTGGTTTGGCTGGTGGAGGCACTAAAAACCAGGCCAGAAGGCTGCCCAGATTTTATAATTATAGATTGTCCGGCGGGGATCGATGCAGGGTTCATTACGGCCATAACTCCAGCGAATGAGGCAGTGCTCGTCTCAACACCCGACATTACGAGCCTGCGAGACGCGGATAGAGTAACGGGGCTGTTGGAGTGCGATGGGATTAGGGATATAAAGATGGTTGTGAATAGAGTGAGGACTGATATGATTAAAGGCGAGGACATGATGTCAGTGCTGGATGTGCAGGAGATGTTGGGGTTGGCGTTGTTGGGGGTGATTCCAGAGGATTCAGAAGTGATTAGGAGCACCAATAGGGGATACCCACTTGTGTTGAATAAGCCCCCTACACTGGCAGGGTTGGCGTTCGAGCAGGCTGCTTGGAGACTTGTTGAGCAGGATACTATGAAGGCTGTTATGGTGGAGGAGGAGCCCAAGAAACGTGGGTTTTTCTCCCTTTTTGGAGGATAA